CCTCTGCTGCTTCAATGATTTTATCAGCAGACTTTGGCATTCCTGCATCAATCAGCACCCAGTCACCTGGTTCTTCGGAAACACGAACAAAACAAACATTTACAATTTGGACAGTCAGGCTGTAGACACCATTCTCCCCATTCTGAATCATCCCGCTCATTGTTGAAGTCATAGGCATATATCGTTCTGTTGAAGAGCTTTCTTTCACTAGTAAAACCTCCCATATATGAGCATCTATTTGAGTATACCCTGTGAGAGACTTATGTATGCTGCTTGCTTGGGGATGGACAGGGACGCAGTAATATGGAAAATGAATCTGAAAGGAGAGCAAAGGCGTGAGAATAAAAAATGTCCTATTTATATTCCTAACTCTAGTATTCCTGTTGCTGGCTGGCTGCAGTGCAGATGGCGGGAAAGTGACTGCACGAGACGTTCTAAAGCAGAACGAAGACGCGGATATCCTGAAATATGATGGATTGATCTATAGTAATGTTACGAAACTAGAATGGTTTCAAGAAAAAAAGAATCAAATTCAAAAAGGGGAGGAAATCGGGAAGATCAAAAAAGTAACGACATCCAGCCTGTTTTTCACCAATTTTTCCGCAACAAAGTTACCGAAAGGAACTCTGTTGTATGAAACGAATGATGGGTATAAAGGGATGATTTATGTCGAAACGGAAGATGGTGATGCTCTGTATTATATGAGTTTACTTGAGGGGTAAGGCGCAGAGTTGTAACTAAATAGTATTCTCTAATCCCTTTTTTGTGACAAAAGGTTGAAGAAGGATAGCTGAAGAGAAAAATACCATTTTATAAGCTGAAGAAGCCAATTGAATGGACTTAATACTAAAGACAGTTCAATAATGTGAATGACAAGGGGAATGGCTAATGTCGACTATAAGGATGTTTTTTCGAATAGCACTAAGTGAATTGGTCTTTTTCGGAATTTGTATTTTACTATTTATTTTCCACCTAGCATTTTGGTTAGATGAAAAGGGGATAGCAGAGAATGTTTTCAATCTGTACCTTCCACCATCAAAAATACCAATATATATTCTTTTGATGCTATATTTTATCGTATTTATTTATTTTTCATTTCTACTTTCTAAACAAATAAAAAAATTACAAGAATCCAATTTCCATAACTGTCGCAAAGCGTTCCACCTTACATTGGCAGGGCATTTACTTGCCTTTGTTACATCTGCATTTTTAGTGCTTGCTCGAGATCCTAATATTATGGCCACAGTAATTCCAGGCATATTTAGCCTTTACTTTGCCATTATGGTTCTAATTTTAGTGATTTTGTATTTCAACCTTTTTGTGAGAAGGACTTCAAGTTCATAAAAGTAAAAACAGGAACTATAAAGGTTCCTGTTTTTAACATTTGTATATAGTTTACGGATTGGTTGACCATAATCCAGCTGATTTTAGAAGGACTCTTGGGTGCAGTTTCAACCCTGCGACAAGAAGGTCGGCTAAATCTTCTGGCTGCATGACATTTTCAGGGTTTCCACTGATGAGATTGCTTTCGACTGCCAGATCAGTTGCCACAGTACTTGGAGTCAAAGCCGTGACGCGGACATTATGCTTCCTGACTTCGAGCATCAGCGATTCTGTCAACCCGAGCACTGCGAATTTGGAAGCGGAGTATGCACTTGTGACTGGTGCACCTTTTTGTCCTGCAGTAGAGGAGATATTCACAATGTCACCCGATTTTCTTTCAACCATTTCTGGCAATACTGCTCTTGTCACGTTGTACACACCCATTAGGTTGACGCGGACAATCTTTTCCCATTCTTCAGGAGATAAATCCATAAAGCCGCCGAATTTTGCAATTCCGGCATTGTTGACTAGAATATCAATCGCACCAAGATCTGATTTGATATGCTCTACCGCATGCTCGACTGCTTCAAGATCAGAGACATCGGCTGATGCAGCTGAAATGTTCACGTCAAACTGCTCAAGTTCTTCTGTTAATTTTTCAAGGTTGGACATCGTCAAACCAATCAATCCAAGATGGACACCTTCCTTAGCAAGTGCAACCGCAACTGCTCGTCCAATTCCTCTGCCTGCTCCAGTAACAATAGCTGTTTTTCCTTTTATTGAGTTCATGTATAATTCCTCCTCAAAATTTCTCGGTATGCTGCTAACAAACACGGTGTCTTCATTATGATTCAAGATTAGATACATGCCAAACATTCTGTTTGGAACTAAGATATATTTCACTACTATCATAAGGTCTGCTAAAACCTTAATTTCAATGTATAAGAGTAGAGAAATACTAAATAACAACTTGATCCTGAATCAAGCTTTTCGCAAGTGTAAACGTGGTTTATGAACCTACTCAATAAATAGTTGGAAAGGATGGCGGAACATATGCCCGTGAATGCTTGGATTCAGGAATCACGAGAACAAGATGGCGGAACATATGCCCCTGAAAGCTCGGATTCAGGAATCACGGGAACAAGTTGAAATTAATGAAAGTTCAAAGATAACCAATTACATATAAAAAAGCCGAACAAGAAGTTCAGCTTTACCATGGGAAATCAATTTTCTTTGCGAGCTCTGGAAAATCAACAAATGGATTACGGTTTCCCTGGATATAGTAGATGGCCTGATTGCGATGCTTCTCATATAGCGTGGGCGGGAATTCTTCATTCCAACGGGTTAGCAGGGCGATGTCGACCTTCTTTTTGAATTCATTCTTCACTCTTTTGGGGTATCTAAGGAAAAAATAAAGCATAGCCCGTGCGGAGGCTCCTTTGCCGTGTTCGGGTTCGAACTGGAAGCCTGTGGTGACACCGCAGTTGTTCTGAATGGGCTCGTTTTCCGATTCTGGGTTATAAAAGTCAAAATCGGAAAATGGGTAGTTCGAACGTGAGATATTGCAATCCGGTTCGCAGACAAACAGGTGATGCAGGTCGCCCTTCATCGGTTCAGCACCTTCGAACCAGGACTGAGGAACAATGTGCTCTGTATTCATCTTAAAATGGTCCTCAAAAACCTTCAGCTCTTTGATTGAGTCAAAGCCATTCACCTGGACCTTCCTGGAACGCCTTCTGAATTCATCGTACTTTTCCCGCAGTGTTTCATTATCCTCAATCAGCAAGGATTCAGGATTCTTCATTTGGCTGGAGTAAATGCTTTTCGCAGTTCCATCCGGATAAAGGTCGACCCATGTGTACAAATACAAATCCTTTGCGAGGAAGTAGGGAAGCTGATTCTTATGGGACTGGAATACGATGGTATGGAATTTATAAAACAGGGCCAGTCCGGACAAATCCAAATCCTGCGCACCGCGGTAATAATCCTTGATGTCCAGTTCATCCTGTTCAGGGTCATAGTATAACTGCTGGTTGTTCTGGATGTCGCGGCGGTTTTCCTTCAGTATCGTCAGCAGGTTTTTCAAATCGAGCGTATCATATTTATGTTCCCAGCTCTCCTGACGTTGTTTTTTATATTTTGCCATACCAAACTCCTCATTCTTGTCATTGTATCCCTATTTTACCCTTTAACAGATTGTCCTTCAAAGACTAGAAGGATTAAAATGCTTGAACAAGGAGTTTTTATGACTAGTGGAAGTAACCAGGTTTTTTATCGTCCCTCACTTCATTTTTAAAGTTACATTCGACCTCGTATACACAATGGCTGCAATTCTGTGGTGAAACGATATGTGTATATTCTTCTGGCCTCCTTATATTTTCTTTGAGTTCGGTAAAGTAAGCTTTAGCTAGTTGGACATCTGTTTCTGCAGGGGAATATTGAAAATGATTTCCATCAAGAAGGGTGATTACTTCTACCTTCTCAGGAAGCATCCCGAAAGCTGTATGGGAAAACAAGATTGTTAAATATGTATACAGTTTTGCCATCGAATCATCTGCATCCACCAGAAACTTTGTAACAGTGAAACTGCGGTCACTCCAATTGCCAACCTCAAACTTGAGAGAAACATTGATTTCCTCTATCGAAGTTTGGAATTGTTCATAAAGGAAAAGAGGGGAGTTGTCGATTTCCTTTTTAGTCAGAGCCTGCAGTAAATGGTCAGTCATTTTCGCTAGAATCGTATAATATTGAGCTTTGTCTTGGAACAGATGCAGAGGAATGTGGCTCCAGTATTGCTGAATCAACCTTAATACGGCAACCTTGCTCCTTGCGTTAGGAGGCAGGCTGTAGTATTGATGGACAATTAGATTAACCGAATTTTGAACCACTTGGCGCCAACTATACTCGTTAAGTTTCTTGCCTGCCACGAAGCGGTGATAAAACTTGTACGGACACTGCAGATAGGTTTCCAGATGGTAATCGGCCAGCAATTTTCCAGTTTGTTTTTCTCGCAAGAGCCTTCCCTCCTTAAAAATCAATTGATTAACTGAAGAATCATTTCCCTGTTTCTCTCTGAAAATACTTTATTGTGAGACGACACCATCGCTGAATGGGAGGCTTCGGGTTCGATAAACTGTTTAGCCTTATTGACAGCATTAGCTGCATCCTGGAAAGTCCCGGCAATCAAGTTAAGTTTTCCTTCATGCTTTAAAATATCTCCAGCAGCAAATAATCCAGGTACAGATGTTTCACTTGTTGCAGTGCCATCAATGTAAAAACCATCAATCATCTTCGGTTCCAAGTCGCTATTCTGGAGCAGGGATGCATCTTGATCGAATCCATGATTAACAAGAACATCATCAACAGGCAGGAGATAGGTTTCATCTGTATTCTGATTCGTTATTTCGACTTGAGCGATAGAATCGCGGCTTTGACCTGCTATTAAATTGGTGATGCATGAATGAAACAAGCACTCCACAGAGCTATTCATCAGCTGGGTGACCTGTGATTCATGGCCGGAAAAGCAATCCCTTCTGTGTACTAGATAGATCTTTTTAGCAAGAGGTTCGAGGGCATTGGCCCAATCGATGGCAGAATTGCCTCCTCCAGAAATGACAACTGTCCGATCCTTGAAATACTTCAGGGAATTGACCATATAGTGCAGATTTGACACCTCGAATTTCTCAGCCCCTTCAAGCTTCAGCTTCTGCGGCTTCAAAATCCCGCTTCCTATAGACACAATGACCGATTTCGAATAATGGACTTTTCCAGAAGCGGCTTTTAGTAAAAATAAATCTTGATCTTTGCTGATGGATCCAATTTTTTCATTCAGCACAACCTCTGGGCTGAACGTCATCGCTTGTTCTTTTAACTGTTTAATCAAATTCGCGCCTGTAATAGGGCCCATGCCGCCAACATCCCATATCACTTTTTCTGGATAGACATGGATTTTTCCGCCAAGATCGGACTGGGCTTCAATAATTTTGGTTTTCATTTCACGTAAGCCTGCATAAAAGGCAGAATATAGTCCGGCAGGGCCGCCGCCGATAATCGTAATGTCGTAGATTAATTTATTTTCCATTGGAAACACTCCTCTGAATTATTGCAAATGTATACGGTAACAAAAATGAAAAAATGAATAATTCACAAATCTGTCATTGACTGAATAAAATAATAGCTTTATAGTATACATTGTAAACGACATTGATAATCATTATCAACGATAAAATGAAAAACTTTGGAGGAATGATGATGGTCCGCTTATACACAGACCAATTAAATGTGGGATATGGGGAACGGACAATCGTGAATGACCTGACTTTAGAAATTCCCGATCAGCAAATCACGATTATCATCGGCCCTAATGGGTGCGGTAAATCGACATTGCTTAAATCGATGTCACGAATCATTCCGCATCAGTCTGGATCTATATTCCTCGACGGTTCGAGTATTTCTAAAGAAGATACGAAAACCCTGGCAAGAAAGATGGCGATTCTTCCTCAGACACCTGAAAGTGCAGCTGGTCTCACGGTAGGGGAATTGGTGTCCTATGGCCGCTTTCCTTATCAAAAAGGATTCGGGAGGCTGACGAAAAAGGATATCGAGGTCATTGATTGGGCTCTTGAGGTGACGGGAACGGCGGGTTACAAATACGAGCCAGTCGATTCTTTATCTGGCGGTCAGCGTCAGCGTGTCTGGATCGCACTTGCCCTCGCCCAGGAAACGGAAATGATTTTCCTTGATGAACCAACGACCTATCTTGATATGGCTCATCAGCTTGAAATCCTTGAGCTCTTGCAGAAGCTAAACCAGGAACAGGGCAGGACGATTGTGATGGTTCTGCATGATTTGAACCATGCGGCACGATTTGCCGACCATCTTGTTGCCTTGAAAGCTGGAAGCATTGTAAAGACAGGGACAAGTGAAGAGGTAATCAACAAGGAAGTGCTCAGGAAAGTTTTCAACATTGACGCTGAAATCGGGAAAGATCCACGTACAAATAAGCCGATCTGCATCACGTACAACTTACTAAAAGGAGAAGAAGAAAATGAAGAAACTGCTTATGCCATTCCTGCTTATGCTGGTGCTTGTTCTTAGTGCCTGCGGAGGAGAAGAAAAGAAAGATAGCTCAAGCGAGAAAAAAGAAGATGATAAACCGCAAACTATTACTTATGAATCTGAAAATGGTCCTGTAGAAGTACCCGCAAACCCGGAAAGAGTCATCGTACTTTCTTCCTTTGCGGGGAATGTTATGGCCCTTGATGTACCTATCGTTGGAGTGGATTCCTGGTCAAAAATGAACCCGCGCTTTGAAAAATTAAAAGACGTGGAAGAAGTGACGGATGAAAATCTGGAGAAGATCATTGAATTGAATCCAGACCTGATCATTGGTCTTTCCAATATTAAAAATGTTGAAAAGTTGAATGAAATCGCCCCTACTGTGACATTTACATACGGGAAGCATGATTATCTGACACAGCACCTCGAAATCGGGAAAGTTTTAAATAAAGAAAAAGAAGCGCAAGAGTGGATCGATAACTTCAAAGCTGACTCAAAAGCTGCTGGAGAAGAAATCAAGGCGAAAATCGGTGCAGACGCAACCGTCTCTGTTATTGAAAACTTCGACAAAGAACTTTATGTATTCGGTGATAACTGGGCAAGGGGCACGGAAATCCTGTACCAGGAAATGGGATTGAATATGCCAGAAAAAGTGAAGGAAGCAGCACTTGAGCCTGGTTACTATGCTATCTCTCCAGAGGTATTGTCTGAATATGCTGGTGATTATGTGGTTTTCAGCAAGAATGCTGAGGGTGATACATCCTTCCAACAAACCGAGACTTATAAAAATATCCCTGCCGTGAAGAACAACCGTGTATTCGAAGTGAATGCAAAGGAATTTTATTTCAACGATCCTTTAACACTTGAATATCAGCTTGATTTCTTTAAAAAGTCATTCTTGGAACAATAATAACTAGCGGGAGGAATTCTTTTAGAATTCCTCTTCTTGCTATCGGAAAGATGAGATGCAAATGATAAACCAAAACAGTTCGCTCTCCATGTCACTTAAGTTCGCAGGCGGAATGATCGTGTTAGTCGCAAGTTTTATGACGGCAATGATCTTTGGAGCAGCGGATACGACAATTAAGGAAATTTGGCTGGCGCTAACTTCAACTGTAAAAACAGATACGATCACCATGATCAGGGAAATTCGGCTCCCTAGAGAGGTTGCAGCAATCTTTGTGGGTGCCGCCCTTTCAGTGGCAGGAGCAATCATGCAAGGCTTAACGAGAAACCCGCTCGCTGATCCGGGATTGCTTGGACTGACTGCAGGCGCAAACGCTGCGCTGGCACTGGTCATGGCGCTTAGTCCGTCTGCAGGTTATCTTGCTATCACGATAGCCTGTTTTATCGGTGCAGCTGTTGGGGTAGTGCTCGTCTTTGGGATTGGTGCTTTAAAGAAAGGTGGATTTTCGCCATTACGGATCGTTTTGGCCGGAGCTGCGGTCTCGGCTTTTTTGTTCGCCGTTGCTGAAGGAATTGGTCTGTATTTTAAGATTTCAAAAGATGTTTCAATGTGGACAGCCGGTGGCCTGATGGGAACATCATGGGCACAATTGAAAATCATCATTCCGTTTATCCTTGTGGGAATGCTGGTTGCTTTTTACCTGGCAAGGCAATTGACGATTTTAAGCTTAAGTGAAGAAGTAGCAGTGGGACTTGGCCAGAAGACCAACCTGATTAAATTGGTTTTATTCATTGTCATTGTTTTACTGGCAGGGTCAGCTGTCGCTCTAGTCGGGAACATGGCCTTTATCGGGCTGATGGTTCCGCATATTGTCAGGATGATTGTCGGAACCGATTATCGATTCGTCCTGCCGATGTCTGCTTTGTTCGGAGCCTCGTTCATGCTGGTTGCGGATACATTAGGGCGGACGATCAACGCTCCTTATGAAACACCTATTTACGCGATTATTTCCATGCTCGGACTGCCGTTCTTCCTGTTCATTGTCCGTAAAGGAGGGAAGAGCTTCACATGATCCATCCATCTATACTCAAAAAACAACGAATAATCCTTGCTGCTTTATTCGTGTTCATTGTGTCGACTATCGTGGTAAGTCTTGGACTAGGTTATTCTTCTGTTTCATATGAACGGATTTTGCCGACCATTTTCGGGAATGGCACATTCAAAGAAGAGTTTGTTTTGTTTGAGATCAGACTTCCGAGAATCATTGTAACGCTCCTTGCCGGAATGGCGCTGGCTATATCGGGTGCCATTTTACAAGGGCTGACGCGCAATGATCTTGCCGATCCGGGAATCATAGGCATTAATTCCGGAGCAGGCCTGGGAATTGCCGTTTTCTTTCTTTTCTTCCCAATCGATGCCGCTTCATTTGCCTACATGCTGCCACTGGTCGCGTTCGCAGGGGCTTTGTTGACCGCGGTCCTAATTTATTTGTTTTCTTATAAAAAGGGCTTTGGACTTCAGCCAATTAGACTTATTCTCGTAGGAATCGGTTTTTCAATGGCCCTTTCCGGAGCCATGATTGTCATTATTTCAGCAGCGGAAAGACAAAAAGTCGATTTCATCGCCCGCTGGCTTGCCGGCAATATCTGGGGAACAGACTGGCCGTTCATTTGGGCACTATTGCCTTGGCTCGTTGTCCTGATTCCGTTCACACTTTATAAGGCAAACCGCTTAAACTTACTGAGTTTAAGCGAACCTGTTGCCATTGGTGTTGGAGTATCGATTGAAAAAGAAAGAGTCATCCTGCTTTTAACTGCTGTTGCATTAGCTGCTTCGGCGGTGTCAGTAACTGGGGGAATCGCTTTTATCGGCTTGATGGCTCCTCATCTTGCCAAAGCATTGATTGGCCCTAGAAACCAGTTGTTTTTGCCAATTGCTGTACTGATCGGGGGCTGGCTGTTGTTGTTCGCTGACACTATTGGCCGCAATGTCCTTGAACCAGAAGGAATACCGGCCGGAATCATGACTGCACTTATAGGAGCACCGTATTTTGTATATTTATTATTGAAAAAATAGTAGAAAGGCTGTCGGGCAGTTAGCCTGGCAGCTTTTTTAGTGCATATTTCATTCTCGATATTCTTAAAAAAATGTAGATTCCAGATCCGGTTAAGGATATCCCCAAATGAAGTAAATCAGAAAAGTTTAAGTTTCGTAGATTTACCCAGGTTTTTTAGACCATTAGATTGGTATTATGCATTCTATTCAGATAGAATTGACCTAATACATAATTTAAGGGAGTCGAATAATGGTCAATTCTAACCATAAGATTAAAGTAAATAAAAATGAGTTCGTTTGGAATGGACAGGAAGGGGAGCTGTCCTTCGATGGAGCACCTGCTTTACTTTTCTGGGATTCAGCGATCGAGTTGTTTTTGAATACAATTGAAGAAATTTCAGGGAATGACGTTTCGAATACAGTCTATGAAGTGACAGGTTATCGGATGGGACATCTGGTCAGCTCTTATTATGAGGGTAGGACTGATGTGGTTCAGCTGTTGAGTGAGTATAGTGATATTTACAAGAGTGCAGGATGGGGAGTCTTCGAGATTCATGAGTACTCACATGAGGAAAAACGCGCTGTCGTAAGAATACGTAATAGCTGGGAGCATCGGATTTTCAAGATGGCTGGTAAAAACAAAGCCGGAGTTCTGCTTCCAAGCCATTGGGCAGGCATTTTCAGCGGACTCTTCAAACAGAACATGTGGTACAAAAGGGTGAAGAGCCAGCAGGAAGGTCATGAGTATGATGAGATCGAGATCTCTCCTTCAAACAGAACCATTTCCGAAAACATCCATGAACTTGCGAGAAGAAAAGAACAGGAAAGCATCATGGAATTGGAGAAGAAGGTAGAGGAACGTACTGTAGAGCTGAACTCTTTGGTCCAGGAAATTTCATCGCCAGTCATCCCGGTTTTGAAGGACATTCTAGTCATCCCGTTAATCGGAAGGTATAACGAAGAGCGAAT
This portion of the Mesobacillus sp. S13 genome encodes:
- a CDS encoding 3-ketoacyl-ACP reductase, yielding MNSIKGKTAIVTGAGRGIGRAVAVALAKEGVHLGLIGLTMSNLEKLTEELEQFDVNISAASADVSDLEAVEHAVEHIKSDLGAIDILVNNAGIAKFGGFMDLSPEEWEKIVRVNLMGVYNVTRAVLPEMVERKSGDIVNISSTAGQKGAPVTSAYSASKFAVLGLTESLMLEVRKHNVRVTALTPSTVATDLAVESNLISGNPENVMQPEDLADLLVAGLKLHPRVLLKSAGLWSTNP
- a CDS encoding FecCD family ABC transporter permease, translating into MIHPSILKKQRIILAALFVFIVSTIVVSLGLGYSSVSYERILPTIFGNGTFKEEFVLFEIRLPRIIVTLLAGMALAISGAILQGLTRNDLADPGIIGINSGAGLGIAVFFLFFPIDAASFAYMLPLVAFAGALLTAVLIYLFSYKKGFGLQPIRLILVGIGFSMALSGAMIVIISAAERQKVDFIARWLAGNIWGTDWPFIWALLPWLVVLIPFTLYKANRLNLLSLSEPVAIGVGVSIEKERVILLLTAVALAASAVSVTGGIAFIGLMAPHLAKALIGPRNQLFLPIAVLIGGWLLLFADTIGRNVLEPEGIPAGIMTALIGAPYFVYLLLKK
- a CDS encoding NAD(P)/FAD-dependent oxidoreductase, which gives rise to MENKLIYDITIIGGGPAGLYSAFYAGLREMKTKIIEAQSDLGGKIHVYPEKVIWDVGGMGPITGANLIKQLKEQAMTFSPEVVLNEKIGSISKDQDLFLLKAASGKVHYSKSVIVSIGSGILKPQKLKLEGAEKFEVSNLHYMVNSLKYFKDRTVVISGGGNSAIDWANALEPLAKKIYLVHRRDCFSGHESQVTQLMNSSVECLFHSCITNLIAGQSRDSIAQVEITNQNTDETYLLPVDDVLVNHGFDQDASLLQNSDLEPKMIDGFYIDGTATSETSVPGLFAAGDILKHEGKLNLIAGTFQDAANAVNKAKQFIEPEASHSAMVSSHNKVFSERNREMILQLIN
- a CDS encoding FecCD family ABC transporter permease, with the translated sequence MSLKFAGGMIVLVASFMTAMIFGAADTTIKEIWLALTSTVKTDTITMIREIRLPREVAAIFVGAALSVAGAIMQGLTRNPLADPGLLGLTAGANAALALVMALSPSAGYLAITIACFIGAAVGVVLVFGIGALKKGGFSPLRIVLAGAAVSAFLFAVAEGIGLYFKISKDVSMWTAGGLMGTSWAQLKIIIPFILVGMLVAFYLARQLTILSLSEEVAVGLGQKTNLIKLVLFIVIVLLAGSAVALVGNMAFIGLMVPHIVRMIVGTDYRFVLPMSALFGASFMLVADTLGRTINAPYETPIYAIISMLGLPFFLFIVRKGGKSFT
- a CDS encoding STAS domain-containing protein: MVNSNHKIKVNKNEFVWNGQEGELSFDGAPALLFWDSAIELFLNTIEEISGNDVSNTVYEVTGYRMGHLVSSYYEGRTDVVQLLSEYSDIYKSAGWGVFEIHEYSHEEKRAVVRIRNSWEHRIFKMAGKNKAGVLLPSHWAGIFSGLFKQNMWYKRVKSQQEGHEYDEIEISPSNRTISENIHELARRKEQESIMELEKKVEERTVELNSLVQEISSPVIPVLKDILVIPLIGRYNEERMTYMIEKALVELTRLKARYMLIDLTGIKQVDSYSIHGIQKLIQAIRLIGGQCFIVGVSSELSIQILSSNVNLEGIQSFSSLQQGVEYAIQQNGYELVKKK
- a CDS encoding iron-hydroxamate ABC transporter substrate-binding protein — encoded protein: MKKLLMPFLLMLVLVLSACGGEEKKDSSSEKKEDDKPQTITYESENGPVEVPANPERVIVLSSFAGNVMALDVPIVGVDSWSKMNPRFEKLKDVEEVTDENLEKIIELNPDLIIGLSNIKNVEKLNEIAPTVTFTYGKHDYLTQHLEIGKVLNKEKEAQEWIDNFKADSKAAGEEIKAKIGADATVSVIENFDKELYVFGDNWARGTEILYQEMGLNMPEKVKEAALEPGYYAISPEVLSEYAGDYVVFSKNAEGDTSFQQTETYKNIPAVKNNRVFEVNAKEFYFNDPLTLEYQLDFFKKSFLEQ
- a CDS encoding ABC transporter ATP-binding protein encodes the protein MVRLYTDQLNVGYGERTIVNDLTLEIPDQQITIIIGPNGCGKSTLLKSMSRIIPHQSGSIFLDGSSISKEDTKTLARKMAILPQTPESAAGLTVGELVSYGRFPYQKGFGRLTKKDIEVIDWALEVTGTAGYKYEPVDSLSGGQRQRVWIALALAQETEMIFLDEPTTYLDMAHQLEILELLQKLNQEQGRTIVMVLHDLNHAARFADHLVALKAGSIVKTGTSEEVINKEVLRKVFNIDAEIGKDPRTNKPICITYNLLKGEEENEETAYAIPAYAGACS
- a CDS encoding PD-(D/E)XK nuclease family protein, with amino-acid sequence MREKQTGKLLADYHLETYLQCPYKFYHRFVAGKKLNEYSWRQVVQNSVNLIVHQYYSLPPNARSKVAVLRLIQQYWSHIPLHLFQDKAQYYTILAKMTDHLLQALTKKEIDNSPLFLYEQFQTSIEEINVSLKFEVGNWSDRSFTVTKFLVDADDSMAKLYTYLTILFSHTAFGMLPEKVEVITLLDGNHFQYSPAETDVQLAKAYFTELKENIRRPEEYTHIVSPQNCSHCVYEVECNFKNEVRDDKKPGYFH
- a CDS encoding endonuclease I family protein, which encodes MAKYKKQRQESWEHKYDTLDLKNLLTILKENRRDIQNNQQLYYDPEQDELDIKDYYRGAQDLDLSGLALFYKFHTIVFQSHKNQLPYFLAKDLYLYTWVDLYPDGTAKSIYSSQMKNPESLLIEDNETLREKYDEFRRRSRKVQVNGFDSIKELKVFEDHFKMNTEHIVPQSWFEGAEPMKGDLHHLFVCEPDCNISRSNYPFSDFDFYNPESENEPIQNNCGVTTGFQFEPEHGKGASARAMLYFFLRYPKRVKNEFKKKVDIALLTRWNEEFPPTLYEKHRNQAIYYIQGNRNPFVDFPELAKKIDFPW